CCAACAGGTGCAACGGTTTTGGAAGGTCCGATTGCGACTGCTGCTGAGTAAGTGGTATGAGGATTTTCGAAAATAAAGGCACCTCCAGATTCTTTTGGAGGTGCCCTCGGATTTGGTGCTGATACAACGAGTTACTTACTCAGCACCATCCGTGACCATTGTTGCTGGCGAAATAGGAGGCGAAAGCTCCATCCATGACTCCGTCGAATATTGATATACGTATGGGCGGGTAAAACTGCTGGCCATGATCCAACCGTAGGTTTCATTCCAGAGATTGTAGGTGTTGAGTTCGTAGGGGCTGTCGCGAGCGACAAAGTGGTCATTGCCATATCGCCAGATATGCAGGTCGTCACTACTCAGGATCGGTCCCTCCTCGATGTAGAACCAGCCTATGTCCTGGATGTAGATATGTGGATAGAAGGCGACATACGCCCAACCCAGCGCCATTGTGTCGACCCAACCTGTGCCCAATCCGGGGTCGTAGGTTGAGGTTATATCCCCATGCCGATAGAGTAATTTTCCGTTACCCACATACTCCTGATTCCATCGATCCCATTCGCTTTCGCTAAGGTTGAAATTGCCAATATTGCGCACAACCAAAGAAGGTGCTTTTAGCCTTATTTGTTGGGAATGTTTGGTTGCGATGGCGATAGCCAAGGTGATGCATCCCTGTGAAGGCGTTTCCATGACAGAGCTGGCCCAGACCTCCGCCCCGACTTGATAAGCGGATAAGACATGCATGACATCGCATGGTGTCCCATAAGCGTTTACCACTGCGATGTTTCCCACAGCAGGTTGTGATTCTGCTTTTAGATTTGAGAAGGCCAGGAGCGCTCCTAACAAGAGCAGACGAAAGGTGATTGGTATATGGTATCGATGTGTCTTGTGGTGCATATCTATCGATACGCCAGAAAGCACAGATTGGATGCCAAAAAATCCTCCGCTTGCATTTATTTGTAGTGCATGCTTAAATAAGGGATTAATGAGTGCAGGAACTGCAGTAGATTTACCTGAAGGTGTTCGTTTGGGGGACGAACGCCTGGTCAAGCTTTCCCCGGAAGCCGGTGTCAAAGTCAATCAATTGGCGGAGCGTGAAGGCAAAGGGGAGTTGTTGCGGCTGGCAATTACCGGTGGTGGTTGCAATGGCTTGTCCTACAAGATGAAATTCGTGGCAGAGCCCAAACGCGGTGACATCATGGTTGAGACAGGTGGCGCGACCGTTGTTGTGGACGTGAAGAGTGCGCTCTACATAAAAGGGACCGAAGTAGAGTATTCGAATGCTTTAGTCGCTGGGGGATTCAAGTTCGGAAATCCGAATGCCAAGGCGAGCTGCTCTTGCGGCGAGAGTTTTTCTGTCTGAGAGGGTGCCTGAAAGGTCTGACCGAGCAGGTGAGTTTTGGATTCGCGTTGTCGTACGAATTTTGTAACCTTTTCACCTTATGCTTGGTCGGCAAAAGAGGCGCTACAAGAACATCAGCTTTGCTGCTGATGTTTTGGCAGCACTGCTTATCCTCGAGGCGATCTACCTTTTGCTGTTTTATGCTTCACCGCAGGTTGAGCCGGTTTTGCGCCATCTGACAGGATATCCTTTCAACCTTCAAGGAGTGGAGCATTTGACTGATGCCGGATGGCTTTTTGCGGTTATCCTGCTTTGCCTTTTTCTTGGGCTGCATACCACTCGTTTTTACTCAATCGATCTTTTTGCCGGAATGCGCCGTGTGTTTCTTGGTGCTTTCAAAGGTGTGCTCCTTGGTCTTGGTTTGGTGACGCTCTTCTTTTATGTCTTCTCGATCATCAATGTAAACCGCTCGCTGCTTTTTGGCTTTTTCATCAGCTTTTTTGCTTATCAGGTCACGAAAGAGTTCATTTATCGGAAATTTCTACTTCAGCGCCGTCTCAAACGCCGTCCATTAACGGCATTGGTTGTGGCTCCTGTTCAGGAAAAGGAGGCGATAGAGCAGCAGTTCGCGGCTGATGAGTGCTCAACAGTGAGCCTTGGCGGTTTTCTGGAGAAGACGGAGGATCTCGCCAGGGAGCTTTCAAGGCAGTCCTTTGATCTTGTGATTTTGGGCGACCATGAGCATCCGCAACAGGTGATCGAACTTGCTGAGGAGCAGGGGGTTGAGGTCTGGTATTTTGCTGATTTTATTTCACCGCTACTTTCGCGTCCGCAATTTGACGAGTTCGGTGGCCGTCCGGTTGTTGTCTTTTCGACCATTCCTCATTACGAAGGCAAATTCCTGCTCAAACGGTTGGTCGATGTCTTTGGCTCAATGGCTTTGCTCGTTTTGTTTAGCCCGCTGCTAATACTTTGCGCTATCGCAATCCGCCTGGAGAGCAAAGGGACAGTGCTTTTCCGCCAAAGCAGAACTGGCTGGCGTGGCCGAGCTTTTCCCATGGTCAAATTCCGGACAATGGCTAATGGAGCCGAGAACCAGCGGGCGGTATTGTCGGAATCGAACGAACATGAGGGTCCCGTTTTCAAAGCACGAAACGATCCCCGCGTCACCCGGGTTGGGGCATTTCTAAGGCGTTACAGCCTGGATGAGCTGCCACAGCTTTGGAATGTCCTCAAGGGAGACATGAGTCTGGTTGGACCGCGTCCCCTCCCAGTGGATGAGACGCTTCGCTTTGAGCGATTTCGCGATCGTCGCCGTCTGAGTGTTTTGCCTGGTCTGACCGGGCTTTGGCAGGTTTCTGGTCGTAGTGATATCCGTGATTTTGCCGAATGGGTGCGTTTGGACCTCGAATACATTGATCAGTGGAGTCTCTGGCTCGATCTGCGTATTTTGTTAAAAACGATTCCGGTAGTCCTTTCAGGTCAGGGAGCACGCTGATTTGTCGATAAAATGTAACGCGGAAAAGAGTTGAAACGTGGAAAAACGCATACTAGAACTTGTCTTTTATGGTATTCCATCACTTCGTTTCAAATCGTCAGTATGCCTTGGTTAAGCAGCATGCTTTCGATGTTTGCCTGAACCACTCTGTTTCCTGAATGGGTAAGCATCCTTTTTCCGGACGCGGCCGACGCAATTTTAACAGAGGCCCTCGTAAGAACGAACGCATTCGCGTTCCTGAAATCCGTGTGATCGGTCCTGATGGGCAGAACGCAGGTATCATGAAGACACGTGAGGCTCTTGAGCTCGCTAAAGGTGCGGGTTTGGATTTGCTTGAGATTTCGCCCAACGCCAAGCCACCTGTATGCCGTATCCTTGATTACGGTAAGTACATGTATGAGCAGAGCAAGAAGGACAAGGAGAGCAAAAGCACCCAGGCTCGCATGAAGGAAGTCAAATTCCGTGTCCGTGTTGACCAGCATGACTACATGACGAAGATTCGCCATGGTGAGCAGTTCCTCTGGAAGGGCTCTAAGGTTAAGCTCACTCTGATGTTCCGTGGCCGTGAGATGGAACACAAAGAATTGGGCTTTGATGTGATCAAGCGCGCAGTCAAGGACTTGGATCATATTGCCACGCCGGATAATCAGCCAAGGCTTGCCGGTAGAAACATTACGATGACGGTATCGCCACTCCCGGCCAACCGCAGAAAGTTGAAGTGGACGGCAGATGGTGACTATGAAGAGCCTGAAGAAGAGTCACACGATTCAGGAGATGAGCATGAGGAGCATTCTTGAGTCGCTCTTCGCGTCTCAGGTTTTCAACGCATCCTTAATTCCTTCTAGTTATTTTGGCCAACGTCGATGGCCGTTTCTTTGCGGCTTGCTGATTTTCGTTTTTGCCGGATCCCTGCAGGGGGAGACTCGTGAGCTGCATGGCTCAACTTACGTAAGCTTGCCAAAAATCGCTTCGCAGCTCGGCATGAAGCTGCAGTGGATTCAGCCGCAAAAAGAGGTGGAGCTTAAAAGCAAGTGGACGACACTTCGCTTTGAATTACACCAACGCCATTTTTTTCTGAATGGCCGTAAAGTTGCCTTGGGAAACCCGGTTGCACTAAGCCGTGGCCAGCTTTTCATTAGCCAGCGTGATATTCAGAAAACGCTTCAGCCATTATTAACACCGCAAATTTTTGCCGAAAGCAGTCCGAAGCTTTACCATATCGTCATTGATCCCGGGCATGGTGGGCATGACCCCGGGGCTGAGAATCGCAAATTGCGTGTCAATGAGAAGAGTACCACGCTCGATCTTGCCAAGCGAATGAAGAAGAAGCTGGAGCGCCTTGGTTACAAAGTGACACTTACTCGAGATACGGACAAATTCATCTCATTGGGTGAGCGTCCAGCCATCGCAAATCGAGTTAAAGCTGACCTCTTTATTAGTCTTCATTTCAATGCGGTTGCCTCTAGCAAGGTGAAAGGATTGGAGACATTTGCCATGACTCCCGCAGGACATCCGTCTTCGAGTCAGAGTAATATGACTTCTTCCGCTCGCCGAACTTATCCCGGTAACAAAAACGATACTTGGAACGTCCTCGCCGCCTACTATCTGCAGAGCGCCATGCTTAAAAACCATAAGCAGACGGATCGTGGTGTGAAGCGAGCACGCTTTGCCGTCTTGAAAAACCTGAATTGCCCGGGAGTGCTGGTCGAAGGTGGATTCGTCACGCATCCCACCGAAGGTAAAAATATTGGTAGTGCCGCTTATCGCGAGAAACTTGCTGATAGTTTAGTTGAAGGGATTCTGACTTATCAAAAAACACTCAATCGCG
The Rubellicoccus peritrichatus DNA segment above includes these coding regions:
- a CDS encoding HesB/IscA family protein, which codes for MSAGTAVDLPEGVRLGDERLVKLSPEAGVKVNQLAEREGKGELLRLAITGGGCNGLSYKMKFVAEPKRGDIMVETGGATVVVDVKSALYIKGTEVEYSNALVAGGFKFGNPNAKASCSCGESFSV
- a CDS encoding sugar transferase, whose amino-acid sequence is MLGRQKRRYKNISFAADVLAALLILEAIYLLLFYASPQVEPVLRHLTGYPFNLQGVEHLTDAGWLFAVILLCLFLGLHTTRFYSIDLFAGMRRVFLGAFKGVLLGLGLVTLFFYVFSIINVNRSLLFGFFISFFAYQVTKEFIYRKFLLQRRLKRRPLTALVVAPVQEKEAIEQQFAADECSTVSLGGFLEKTEDLARELSRQSFDLVILGDHEHPQQVIELAEEQGVEVWYFADFISPLLSRPQFDEFGGRPVVVFSTIPHYEGKFLLKRLVDVFGSMALLVLFSPLLILCAIAIRLESKGTVLFRQSRTGWRGRAFPMVKFRTMANGAENQRAVLSESNEHEGPVFKARNDPRVTRVGAFLRRYSLDELPQLWNVLKGDMSLVGPRPLPVDETLRFERFRDRRRLSVLPGLTGLWQVSGRSDIRDFAEWVRLDLEYIDQWSLWLDLRILLKTIPVVLSGQGAR
- the infC gene encoding translation initiation factor IF-3 — its product is MGKHPFSGRGRRNFNRGPRKNERIRVPEIRVIGPDGQNAGIMKTREALELAKGAGLDLLEISPNAKPPVCRILDYGKYMYEQSKKDKESKSTQARMKEVKFRVRVDQHDYMTKIRHGEQFLWKGSKVKLTLMFRGREMEHKELGFDVIKRAVKDLDHIATPDNQPRLAGRNITMTVSPLPANRRKLKWTADGDYEEPEEESHDSGDEHEEHS
- a CDS encoding N-acetylmuramoyl-L-alanine amidase; this encodes MKSLKKSHTIQEMSMRSILESLFASQVFNASLIPSSYFGQRRWPFLCGLLIFVFAGSLQGETRELHGSTYVSLPKIASQLGMKLQWIQPQKEVELKSKWTTLRFELHQRHFFLNGRKVALGNPVALSRGQLFISQRDIQKTLQPLLTPQIFAESSPKLYHIVIDPGHGGHDPGAENRKLRVNEKSTTLDLAKRMKKKLERLGYKVTLTRDTDKFISLGERPAIANRVKADLFISLHFNAVASSKVKGLETFAMTPAGHPSSSQSNMTSSARRTYPGNKNDTWNVLAAYYLQSAMLKNHKQTDRGVKRARFAVLKNLNCPGVLVEGGFVTHPTEGKNIGSAAYREKLADSLVEGILTYQKTLNRVRGR